One Argiope bruennichi chromosome 5, qqArgBrue1.1, whole genome shotgun sequence DNA segment encodes these proteins:
- the LOC129969694 gene encoding regulator of MON1-CCZ1 complex-like has product MLASKDNYILELGSDAVRFEPVSKLTNVFYDDANRQVFSVRSGGTTGVVVKGLLDKTSYSFRMVDKGDVMSIKFSPDKKILSVQRGYKSIEFINFNGEPDNLEYSQSCKVKNMKILGFSWTHVNEIVFVMDRGIEHFQVIPEKHTLKSLKMYSVSVNWYVYHPESSLLLLSSGSLCNTMHPFQFRPGSVYKLSKFEIDLPAAPKTQKISLLERDVSIGTVYNKTCIFVLRHQPRSAGIPGAEIAIYSMMKDGPPRKTDILRLDKSGRFAINVINNIIVVHHQASKESMLFDIQIPCESDGYVCEHTPIVRCPIKPFMIKIPAMPSHSPTMEQEIGCELYSPNWVVFQPNIIIDPKLGYLWYVVMNNEPIIDIISDKCLLINFLLLRQNSKSLILKVCHDAILPGASLPLATLAKIFDKLNAVYRHNIDLQKLDQKHSPQNVSIFRPTTMVDQSDMYSHVFSVFEGENVNYKFSISVLLEYIRSLIQYQQFVQHYLCKLLINILVQNKQFYQLHQFLQYQILNDSKQLVCLMLSLQGVYPPAYQLALDMLRRLQNSNEEIVEVLLSQKKILQALSFIRSCGGIDGLSAQKYLAAAKQTGDPRIFYSVYKFFERRNIRLRGSPDFEAGEHCEAYVKYFNTFYGNPSLDGGFD; this is encoded by the coding sequence ATGTTGGCTTCTAAAGATAACTACATTTTAGAATTGGGATCAGATGCTGTCAGGTTTGAACCTGTGAGTAAACTTACAAATGTGTTTTATGATGATGCCAATCGGCAAGTATTTTCCGTTCGCTCTGGTGGAACAACGGGTGTTGTTGTCAAAGGACTATTGGACAAAACATCATATAGCTTTCGCATGGTTGATAAGGGAGATGTaatgtctataaaattttctCCTGACAAAAAGATTCTGTCAGTTCAAAGAGGTTATAAATCCATTGAATTTATCAACTTCAATGGAGAACCAGATAATCTTGAATATTCCCAAAGCTGTAAGgtgaagaatatgaaaatattaggaTTTTCTTGGACACATGTCAATGAAATAGTTTTCGTCATGGATCGTGGTATTGAACATTTTCAAGTTATACCCGAAAAACATACTCTAAAGTCTTTGAAAATGTACAGTGTGTCAGTCAATTGGTACGTTTATCATCCAGAAAGTTCTTTGTTGTTGCTATCTTCTGGGAGTTTGTGCAACACCATGCATCCTTTCCAGTTCCGACCAGGTTCTGTTTAtaagttatcaaaatttgaaatagatctcCCAGCTGCTCCCAAAACTCAGAAAATAAGTCTTTTGGAAAGAGATGTTAGTATTGGTACAGTGTATAATAAAACATGTATATTTGTTTTACGTCATCAGCCTCGATCAGCAGGGATACCAGGTGCAGAGATTGCTATTTACAGCATGATGAAAGATGGTCCTCCTCGTAAAACTGATATTCTTCGTTTAGATAAGAGTGGACGTTTTGCAATAAATGTTATCAATAATATCATTGTTGTTCATCACCAAGCATCTAAAGAATCTATGTTGTTTGATATACAGATCCCTTGTGAATCAGATGGCTATGTCTGTGAGCATACACCTATTGTCAGATGCCCAATTAAACCTTTTATGATAAAAATCCCAGCAATGCCTAGTCATAGCCCAACTATGGAACAAGAGATTGGATGTGAGTTATACTCTCCTAACTGGGTTGTCTTTCAACCCAATATTATTATTGATCCAAAATTGGGATATTTGTGGTATGTAGTTATGAATAATGAACCTATAATTGATATCATATCAGATAAGTGCTTGctgattaattttttgttgttgcgtCAAAACTCaaaatctcttattttaaaagtttgtcatGATGCTATACTACCTGGAGCTTCATTACCTCTTGCTACGTTAGCaaaaatttttgataagttaAATGCTGTGTATAGACATAATATCGATTTACAAAAATTGGATCAGAAGCACAGTCCTCAGAATGTGTCTATATTTAGACCAACGACTATGGTGGACCAATCTGACATGTATTCTCATGTTTTTTCTGTCTTTGAGGGTGAAAATGTTAATTACAAATTTTCCATATCTGTTTTACTTGAGTATATCCGTTCTTTGATTCAATATCAGCAGTTTGTCCAGCATTATTTGTGTAAGTTACTCATTAATATATTAGttcaaaataaacagttttatcaGCTTCATCAGTTTTTGCAATATCAAATCCTTAATGATTCAAAACAGTTGGTATGTTTGATGTTGTCGCTTCAAGGGGTTTATCCACCTGCTTATCAACTTGCTTTAGATATGTTAAGAAGATTACAAAATTCTAATGAAGAAATTGTTGAGGTTCTATTATCACAGAAGAAGATTCTCCAAGCCTTATCTTTTATTAGAAGTTGTGGTGGAATAGATGGATTGTCAGCACA
- the LOC129969244 gene encoding phosphatidylinositol 4,5-bisphosphate 3-kinase catalytic subunit alpha isoform-like has product MPPSSGELWGHHLMPPTITVDCLMPTGIIIPLICVRDATLETVKSDLWHEAKRYPLHHKLAEQMSYIFVSVTQDAEIEEFYDETRRLCDLRLFQPILKVVEPKGNKEEKMLNSEIGLAIGMPVHEFDEMKDSEVIDFRRSILNVCKETVEIRDSGAEDKLASYVYPPEIESSREFPPSLERKLDRGLVIVCVWVLSPTGEKQKYTVKVSKDDYPESVTQEAILKKLKCMKLTKEQQKERAREHQHSYLLKVCGIDQYLLERFPLSQYKYVRNCIAKGEIPQLMLMSKEGVCNSLPHCEFRMPSFLRRAPPPPTNEECISLWNVDAMLRIKVLWATYVNVRDVDKIYVKTGIFHGTELLCPTRDTSQVVFSNPKWEEWLEYDLFVPDIPRSARLCLSVCSVSRRKRREEHCAIAWGNINLFDYKDRLLSDRVSVHLWAMPKGMDELLNPIDTTGSNPNRDSPCLVLEFERFSSTVVFPTMVEIEEYANFVSKLDVQEESKRMPSDAQSEFETLKEIIEKDPLSEISEQEKELLWRLRRECMAIPDSLPKLLEAVKWNSRDDVAQMYMLFKEWPQVSPEVALELLDCKYADKVVRDHAVLWLNSGLTDDLMSQYLLQLVQVIKYESYYDNNLAKLLLRRALSNRKIGHFFFWHLKSEMHDPSVAVRFGLMLEAYCRGVGSHLKSIVRQVEALEKLTKLTDTLKARKDETQKERLKFLYEQVQQADYLEALQNFPSPLNNNHVLGNLIVEDCKILDSAKRPLWLVWLNPDPMAECLFKYNSIIFKNGDDLRQDMLTLQVIRIMDSIWQNEGLDMRMMPYACLATGKDVGMIEVVRNAKTVMNIQRKGGRMAAFQVDSTQLHKYIKEKNKGSRYDQAIETFTQSCAGYCVATFILGIGDRNPDNIMVNEEGQIFHIDFGHFLGHFKKKFGINRERVPFVLTEDFLYVIAKGAENPKKSKEFQAFMQLCGKAYLMLRRHANLLITLFIMMLSTGIPELQSMNDIGYLRKTLQVEKTEEEALEYFQNQFFEAYGGAWTTKLDWFFHSVKHL; this is encoded by the exons ATGCCACCTTCTTCAGGAGAATTGTGGGGGCATCATTTGATGCCCCCTACCATTACTGTAGATTGCTTAATGCCAACTGGAATAATCATTCCATTAATATGTGTTCGAGATGCTACTCTGGAAACTGTCAAAT CTGATTTGTGGCATGAAGCTAAACGATATCCTCTTCACCATAAATTGGCTGAGCAGATGTCTTATATATTTGTGTCTGTCACACAAGATGCAGAGATTGAAGAATTTTATGATGAGACTCGACGTCTTTGTGATCTGCGATTGTTTCAACCAATTCTCAAAGTGGTTGAGCCAAAAGGcaataaggaagaaaaaatgcTCAATTCTGAAATAG GTTTGGCAATTGGAATGCCTGTTCAtgaatttgatgaaatgaaagaCTCAGAAGTTATTGATTTTCGTCGAAGCATTTTAAATGTTTGCAAAGAAACTGTTGAAATCCGTGACTCAGGTGCAGAAGACAAACTTGCATCCTATGTGTATCCACCAGAGATAGAAAGCTCTAGAGAATTTCCACCCAGTCTTGAAAGAAAATTAGACAGAG gtttagtaattgtgtgtgtttGGGTACTTTCACCAACTGGGGAGAAGCAGAAATACACTGTTAAAGTTTCTAAAGATGACTACCCTGAAAGTGTGACACAAGAAGCTATTTTGAAAAAACTAAAGTGTATGAAACTTACTAAAGAACAACAAAAGGAACGTGCTAGAGAGCATCAGCATAGTTATCTTCTTAAAGTGTGTGGAATTGatcaatatttattagaaagattTCCTCTGTCGCAATACAAG taTGTTAGAAATTGTATTGCCAAGGGTGAAATCCCTCAACTAATGTTGATGTCCAAAGAAGGGGTGTGCAATTCTCTCCCTCACTGTGAATTTAGGATGCCTTCTTTTTTACGCCGTGCTCCACCACCACCAACCAATGAAGAATGCATATCCCTCTGGAATGTTGATGCTATGCTGAGGATAAAAGTTCTGTGGGCCACTTATGTAAATGTCCGTGATGTTGATaaa atatatgtGAAAACTGGTATATTCCATGGAACTGAACTTTTGTGTCCAACACGTGATACATCTCAGGTTGTCTTCTCCAATCCTAAATGGGAAGAATGGCTTGAATATGACTTATTTGTTCCTGACATTCCTCGTAGTGCTCGGTTATGTCTTTCAGTATGTAGTGTATCTCGTAGAAAGAGGAGAGAG GAACATTGTGCAATTGCATGGGGCAATATAAACTTATTTGACTATAAAGATCGACTCTTGTCTGATCGTGTTAGTGTTCATTTATGGGCTATGCCAAAAGGAATGGATGAACTTTTAAATCCAATTGATACAACTGGATCTAATCCTAATAGAGACTCTCCATGCTTAGTACTTGAATTTGAAAGATTTAGCAGTACTGTTGTATTTCCAACTATGGTGGAAATAGAagaatatgcaaattttgtttccaagCTTGATGTGCAAGAGGAAAGTAAAAGAATG CCATCTGATGCTCAGTCAGAATTTGAAACATTGaaggaaataattgaaaaagatcCATTGTCAGAAATTTCAGAacaagaaaaagaacttttatggAGGCTGCGTCGTGAATGTATGGCTATTCCAGATTCTCTGCCTAAACTTCTTGAGGCTGTAAAATGGAATAGTAGAGATGATGTTGCTCAG ATGTATATGCTGTTTAAAGAATGGCCTCAGGTTTCACCAGAAGTGGCTCTAGAGTTGCTTGATTGTAAATATGCTGATAAAGTTGTTCGAGACCATGCTGTATTGTGGTTGAATTCTGGTCTAACTGATGACCTTATGTCACAATATTTGCTTCAACTTGTACAG GTCATCAAGTACGAATCTTACTATGATAATAATCTTGCTAAGCTTCTTCTTAGAAGGGCtttatcaaatagaaaaattGGGCATTTctttttttggcatttaaa GTCAGAAATGCATGATCCATCTGTAGCAGTTCGTTTTGGTTTAATGCTTGAGGCTTATTGTAGAGGTGTAGGTTCGCATTTAAAATCCATAGTAAGACAAGTGGAAGCACTTGAAAAGCTTACGAAACTTACTGATACATTGAAAGCAAGAAAAGATGAAACTCAgaag GAGaggctaaaatttttatatgaacaaGTGCAACAAGCTGACTATTTAGAGGCTTTGCAGAATTTTCCATCTCCTCTTAATAATAATCATGTTCTAGGAAATCTCAT TGTTGAAGATTGTAAAATACTCGATTCTGCTAAACGCCCCTTGTGGTTAGTTTGGCTGAATCCAGATCCTATGGCAGaatgcttatttaaatataattctatcattttcaaaaatggagatg ATCTTAGGCAAGATATGCTGACATTGCAAGTCATACGCATCATGGATTCTATATGGCAGAATGAAGGTTTAGATATGCG aaTGATGCCATATGCTTGTTTAGCTACTGGAAAAGATGTAGGTATGATTGAAGTAGTGAGAAATGCTAAAACTGTGATGAATATTCAGAGAAAAGGAGGGAGAATGGCTGCCTTTCAAGTCGATTCTACTCAACttcataaatatatcaaagaaaaaaataaaggaagtaG GTATGATCAAGCAATTGAAACATTTACTCAATCCTGTGCAGGATACTGTGTTGCTACATTTATTCTTGGAATTGGTGATAGGAATCCTGATAACATCATGGTAAATGAGGAAggtcaaatatttcatattgattttgGACATTTCTTGGgacatttcaagaaaaaatttggCATTAACAGAGAAAGAGTTCCTTTTGTACTTACTGAAGATTTTCTGTATGTCATTGCTAAAGGTGCTGAAAATCCCAAGAAAAGTAAAGAGTTTCAAGc gTTTATGCAACTGTGTGGAAAAGCTTATCTCATGCTAAGAAGGCATGCTAATTTATTGATCACTCTTTTCATCATGATGTTGTCAACTGGCATACCAGAACTGCAGTCTATGAATGACATTGGATATCTGCGAAAAACTCTGCAGGTGGAAAAGACAGAAGAAGAAGCACTTGAATATTTCCAGAATCAATTTTTTGAGGCTTATGGTGGTGCATGGACAACAAAACTGGATTGGTTTTTTCACAGTGTAAAacatctgtga